Genomic window (Thermotoga sp. SG1):
GAACCTTCTTTCACACGTTTTATGAGTTCGTCCGGTGTGACTCCTTCGATGAGACTGTGGTCGTACTCCATCGTTTCAGAGCCGTCCGGGAGTTTTTTGTGAAGATCCGTTCTCATCCAGTCGAAAACGGGCATGAAGTTGTAGCAAACTACCTTCACACCGGCCTTTGCCAGGTTTCTGATCGTCTCTTTGTAGTTCTCTATGTACCTGTCTCTTGTTGGAAGTCCCAGTTTTATGTCTTCGTGGACGTTCACACTCTCGATGACTTCCAATTTCAGGCCGGCTCTTTCAACGGTTTCTTTGAGTTTCATGATCTCTTCAAGGGGCCAGACTTCTCCCACGGGGATGTCGAAGAGCGCACCGACCACTCCCTCCACGCCCGGGATCTGGCGTATCTGTTCCAGGGTTACTGTGTCGTGTTTTTCTCCGAACCATCTGAAGACAAGTTTCATTCATCTTCCCTCCCGATGACTTCCTCGAGTGTTTTTCTCACCGCACCAGGTCCTGTGATCATCTTTTTGAACAGTCCTTCCACCTTCTCTCCAAGGCCAACTTCGTACAGGTTGACTCTGAAAAGTTGCTGGCTGGAAAGGATCGGTTTCAGATGATCATCCACGGAGTCGGGATCACCGAACTTTACCTTCGAAACGTAAGATCTGAGATTTTCGAGCAGAGGATCGGGGCTCAACTGCATCTCTTTTCCCTCATCATCGATTCCTATGAGGTATCTGCACCATCCCGCTATCACAAGGGGGATGTACTTCAAACTCCTTGGATCTAAATCGGGTCTTTCGTGGTATGCCTTTATCGTTTCTCCGAACCTGATGGGCATCTTCTGCGAGGTGTCCGTTGCGATTCTCTGAGGCGTGTCTGGAAGGTAGGGGTTGGGCAGTCGAATGTTTATCACCTCGTTCAGGAAATCCCTGGGGTTGATTATTCCAGGGTCCACCACGACCTTTATACCCTCTTCTCCCACACCTTCCACGAGTTTCCTCAACAAGGGATCTTTCATCTCATCTGCGATCTTTTTGTATCCCAAAAGACATCCGAAAACTGCCAGTGCCGTATGAAGTGGGTTGAGACAGGTGGTCACTTTCATCCTTTCGGCTTTCTCGACAGTTTCTCTGTCTGTTAAAAAGACGTTTCTGTCTGCACCTTCAAGTTCTGGTCTGCCGTTTGGAAAACTGTCCTCTATCACCAGATACTGAGCCCACTCCATGTTCACAAATGGCGCGATGTGTGTCTTTTTGGATGTCACAAAGATCTCCATTCCCTCGATGCCGAGTTCTTCCAGGTGCTTTTTGATGAACTCGGATGGTCCTGGAACGATCTTGTCTATCATACTCCAGGGGAAGGCAACGTCTTTTTCCAGATAATCCAGAAACTCTCTCTCCACAAGATTGTTCTTCACCCATTCTTCTGAGATCTTCCTCACAGAACTGTAGAGTTTGTCACCGTTTCTGGAAAAGTTGTCGAGACTGAGAAGTGCAATGGGAAGCCTTCCTGCTTTGAACCTTTCGTAAAGCAGAGCGGCGACTTTTCCCATCGATGTCTGGGGTGAGGCTGGACCGTTTTTCATGTCTTCTATCACCTGGGGAAAGAGGTTCCCAGCCTGGTCTTCGATGTTGTAACCTTTTTCCGTTATGGTGAGTGAAGCGATTTGAAGTGATGAACTTCTGAAGATCTCCTTTGCTCTTTCCCAGTCAGGATGTGTGGGATCTCCTTTGAGTGCTTCCATCACACTCGCGATGATTCTCTTTTCAAAGTTTCCATCCGGCTTTATGGTGACCGCTATGGAGAGATTGTCGTAAGGTGTGTAAACCCTGTCAATAACTTCGTAATCGAAGAGTTCTATCACGTTTATTCCGGTGTCTTCCTTTCCTTCTTCCAGCAGGTTTTGAAGAACGGCTGCCACGAACCCCCTGAAGATGTTTCCTCCACCGAAGTGGACCCATTTTGGTCGTTCTTTCGTGTTTCTCTCCACACTATCAAGGTCGAAGTATGGAGGCCTGACACCTATTCTTTCCCAGGCCTGTCTTTCATTCACTGTCTCTCTACTGAGACGCACATTCTCACCTCCTCATCTTTCTACCCGGCCAGAGGTGGCACCGGATGCGAGTTTTTCGATCTCCTCCACACTTAGAACTGCGAAATCACCGGGTATTGTATGTTTGAGGCAGGAGGCTGCAGCTGCAAACTCTGCCTTCTTCTGTGGCTCAAATCCCATCAGGCTTCCGTAGATGAGAGCACCGGCGAAACTGTCTCCTGCACCGACCCTGTCGACTATGTGTATTTCATACCTTGTTGAGAAATGTGGCTTTCCATTTTCGTAAACCATGACGGACCAGTAGTTGACAGTCGCAGAAACGCTTTCCCTCAGTGTGATCCCTATCGTTTTAAAACCATACTTTTTCGAAATCTCTTCAGCGACTTTCACGTACGCTTCTCTGTTGAGCTTTCCTGTTTTCAAATCGAGACCTTCAACGGGTATGCCGAGTACTTTCTCAATATCTTCCTCGTTTGCTATCAGAACGTCCACGTACTCCATGAACGGGATCATCACCTTCTGGGCTTCCTCTTTCGACCAGAGCCTTGCCCTGTAGTTCAGATCACAGCTCACGGTCACGTTTTTTTTCTTGGCAACTTTCAGTGCGTCTTCAAGAATGAGAGGAAGCTCCTTTCCAAGAGGAGGGGTGATTCCAGAGAAGTGGAACCAGCTCGCACCGTCCAGTATCTTTTCCCAATTGAAATCTTCTCTTTTTGCTTCTGAGATAGCTGAATGTGCCCTATCGTACACGACTTTGCTGGGTCTCTGGGATGCACCAATTTCTAAGAAATATATACCTATTCTGCTTCCACCTCTTGCTATGTAATCTGTCTTCACACCGAACTTTCTCAGATGGCCAATCGCAGCATCTCCCAGCGGGTTATCTGGAAGTTTCGTTACAAAGTACGCATCAACTCCCATCTGTGCAAGGAATGCAGCCACGTTTGCCTCCGCACCGCCGTAAGTGACTTCGAAACAGTCTGCCTGGAAGATTCTCTTGTGATTGGGTGGTGAAAGTCTCAGCATGATCTCTCCGAACGTCACTACCTTCATTCTGTGCACCCCCTGATTTTCTCCACGAACGCTCTTGCCTTTTCTCTCACTTCATCTGGCGTTCCCTTCACAAGAGCACTCCCAACTCCCACAGCGAGAACCCCTGCCTTGAACCACTCGCACACGTTGTCCAGGTTCACTCCTCCTGTCGGGACGAACTTCACACCCGGGAAGGGTCCTTTCATCGATTTCACAAAGGTGGGCCCCAGCACCTCACCGGGAAAGAGTTTCAGGATCGTGTGACCTAGTTTCATGGCTTTCACGAGTTCGGTGGGTGTCATGACTCCCGGCATGTAGAAAACTCCCTTTTCCTTGCAGAATCTGGAGATCTCTTCATCCAGATGAGGACTGACGATGAACTCTGCTCCATTTTCTATGGCCTTCTTACACTGCTCAATGCTTGTGACGGTTCCTGCTCCCACAACCGCTCCTTTTTCTTTCAAAAAGGAAATTTCCCTGATGACTTTGTCCGCATCCGGGACTGTGAAAGTGATTTCGATCATACGGACTCCGCCCTCAAAAACGGCCAGTGCTTTCTCTTTCGCCTCTTCTACGCTGCTTGCTCTCATCACAGCCACGATCCGGTGTTTCTTGAAGAGTTCCTCCATCTTCATCCCTCCTGATATTTGATGTTTAATTGATGGTCATAGAAAAAGATACCAGAAAAACTTCACGCTTCAATATCCAAGTTTTTTCGAGATTTTTTCTGCGACTTCCACGAGAAGATTCGCGTACTCTTCTATCTTTTCTTTTGTGAACTTCCGCGCTGCTCCTGAGATGCTCATGGCGGCGATGGGATACTCTCTGTGATCGAAGATGGGGACACCCACACACATGATACCTATCTCGTTCTCTTCGTTGTCCACCGCGTATCCTTGCCTTCTGATTTTTTCAAGTTCCCTTTTCAACACTCTGGGATCCGTTATAGTGCTTGGTGTTTTCGGTTTCAATTCAATGAGATTCAAATACTCTTCGAGCTCATCATTTGGTAAGAAAGCGAGTATCGCTTTTCCGGAGGCCGTGGAGTAAAGATCTATCTTCATTCCCACCCTCGACACCATAGGAAGACTGTGTTCTCCTTCTACTTTGTCGATGTACACTCCTTCGAGTCCATCTTTCAGGATGAGGTGAACGGTCTCTCCGGTTTTTTTCATCACCTCAACCAGATGATCGTGGGCGATATCCCTCAGATCGATCCTTCTCAGAACAAGAGAACCATACTCCACCAGTTTGTATCCCGGGATGTATCTTTTGTCTCTCTTTCTGAGAACAAGACCTCTTTCTTCAAGAACGACGAGGTACTTGTACGCGTTCGAAACGCTCATGCCAAATCTCTCAGCCACTTCCGTGACGCTCACATCTCCAGGGTTCTTCACGATAAAATCCAGTATTTCCAGGGCTTTTCTGAGAGTGTTCAACTTTTCGCCTCCTTGGTTTCGTTCACACAACACAATCAATTATAATAATACCATGAAGATTTTCTTTTTGAGAAAA
Coding sequences:
- the uxuB gene encoding D-mannonate dehydrogenase UxuB; this encodes MRLSRETVNERQAWERIGVRPPYFDLDSVERNTKERPKWVHFGGGNIFRGFVAAVLQNLLEEGKEDTGINVIELFDYEVIDRVYTPYDNLSIAVTIKPDGNFEKRIIASVMEALKGDPTHPDWERAKEIFRSSSLQIASLTITEKGYNIEDQAGNLFPQVIEDMKNGPASPQTSMGKVAALLYERFKAGRLPIALLSLDNFSRNGDKLYSSVRKISEEWVKNNLVEREFLDYLEKDVAFPWSMIDKIVPGPSEFIKKHLEELGIEGMEIFVTSKKTHIAPFVNMEWAQYLVIEDSFPNGRPELEGADRNVFLTDRETVEKAERMKVTTCLNPLHTALAVFGCLLGYKKIADEMKDPLLRKLVEGVGEEGIKVVVDPGIINPRDFLNEVINIRLPNPYLPDTPQRIATDTSQKMPIRFGETIKAYHERPDLDPRSLKYIPLVIAGWCRYLIGIDDEGKEMQLSPDPLLENLRSYVSKVKFGDPDSVDDHLKPILSSQQLFRVNLYEVGLGEKVEGLFKKMITGPGAVRKTLEEVIGREDE
- a CDS encoding IclR family transcriptional regulator; translation: MNTLRKALEILDFIVKNPGDVSVTEVAERFGMSVSNAYKYLVVLEERGLVLRKRDKRYIPGYKLVEYGSLVLRRIDLRDIAHDHLVEVMKKTGETVHLILKDGLEGVYIDKVEGEHSLPMVSRVGMKIDLYSTASGKAILAFLPNDELEEYLNLIELKPKTPSTITDPRVLKRELEKIRRQGYAVDNEENEIGIMCVGVPIFDHREYPIAAMSISGAARKFTKEKIEEYANLLVEVAEKISKKLGY
- a CDS encoding bifunctional 4-hydroxy-2-oxoglutarate aldolase/2-dehydro-3-deoxy-phosphogluconate aldolase, whose protein sequence is MEELFKKHRIVAVMRASSVEEAKEKALAVFEGGVRMIEITFTVPDADKVIREISFLKEKGAVVGAGTVTSIEQCKKAIENGAEFIVSPHLDEEISRFCKEKGVFYMPGVMTPTELVKAMKLGHTILKLFPGEVLGPTFVKSMKGPFPGVKFVPTGGVNLDNVCEWFKAGVLAVGVGSALVKGTPDEVREKARAFVEKIRGCTE
- a CDS encoding sugar kinase; protein product: MKVVTFGEIMLRLSPPNHKRIFQADCFEVTYGGAEANVAAFLAQMGVDAYFVTKLPDNPLGDAAIGHLRKFGVKTDYIARGGSRIGIYFLEIGASQRPSKVVYDRAHSAISEAKREDFNWEKILDGASWFHFSGITPPLGKELPLILEDALKVAKKKNVTVSCDLNYRARLWSKEEAQKVMIPFMEYVDVLIANEEDIEKVLGIPVEGLDLKTGKLNREAYVKVAEEISKKYGFKTIGITLRESVSATVNYWSVMVYENGKPHFSTRYEIHIVDRVGAGDSFAGALIYGSLMGFEPQKKAEFAAAASCLKHTIPGDFAVLSVEEIEKLASGATSGRVER